Part of the Stackebrandtia endophytica genome is shown below.
CTGCCCAACCGTTCGACGGCACCTTGATCGTTGCGGTCCGCCCATTGTCGTCTCACCAACGTGGTCAACCGTTCGTGTCCGACACCTGCCCGCAACGGCCCGCGCAGGTCGGTACCGGTGCGGGCGTACAGGCACCGCAGCAGCATGCCGTCGGCGGTCAATCGGCTGCGGTCACAGCTTCCGCAGAACGGTGTCGTGGTGGAGGAGATGATGCCGAACACCGTCCCATCGGAGAGCCGAAACCGGTCGGCCGGGGCCGCGTCGGTTTTGGCCATCTGGTGGATGTCGCCGTAGTGCGCGGATAGGTCGGCCAGGATCTGGTCGCGGGAGTAGACCTGAGCGGCGGACCAGCCGGTGGCGCCACCGACGTCCATGTACTCGATGAATCGGACCTCGGCGTTTCTGGATCGACCGAACTCGATCAGGGGGACCAGTTCGTCATGGTTGAAGCCTCGCATCACGACGGTGTCGATTTTGAGGCGACCGAACTCGTCCACTGCCGCGTCGATGCCGCGCAGGGAGTCGGCGTGGGAGCCGCGCCGCGACAGTCGACGAAACCGTTCGGAGTCGAGTGTGTCCAAACTGACCGTGATCCGGTTCAGGCCGGCCCGCTGTAGGGCACCGGCGTGCCGGGGCAGCAGCACGCCGTTGGTGGTCAGCGCGATGTCGGGGATCCTGAGTTCGGATGTCAGACGAGCCACCAGATCGGACAGCCCCGGACGTAGCAACGGTTCCCCACCCGTCAACCGGATCCGATCGACGCCGAGGCCGGTGAAGACCCGCGCCAACGCGACCAGTTCGTCGAACGACAGGATGTCTGATTTGGATAGCCAGGCGTATTCGTCCTCCGGCATGCAGTACTGACACCGCAGGTTGCAGCGGTCGGTCACCGAGATTCGCAGTGAACCGAGCGGGCGCCCCAGCCGGTCGGTGACCGGGGATGTTGCTGACTGGTTCAAGACGACTCCTGGTCGTGTCGTGGCGCCGGTTGCCGTCTGTCCGTTCAGACGTTGTCCCGAGGCTACCTCGGTTCCCAGGTCAGTCGGATGTTGTGATCGCGCATCAGCCAGCCGGAAAGGTCGTAGCCGTGCCGGGCGAGGCCGTCGGTGGCGTGAAAGACGTCGTGCAGAGCTTGTTCGGCGGTGCCCTGATCGAGATATCCGGCACGGATCGCGGCCACGTACTCGTCCTGATCGACCACTGTGGCGCGTTCGCCGGTCCAGACGCGTATGTCGAGGTAGTGATCGGTCATGTGAAACCTGCTGCCGTCGGTGGTGATCGACGCGATGTCGATGTAGTAGTCCTCGATGTCGGTCACGCCGGGGCGCGGGATCCACGAGATGACCCGAAGCCCCAGCTTCGGCAGCAGCCATACCTGCTGGCCGATGGCGCGGGATGCCGCCCGATGAAACATGCGCCTGCCGTAGAGGCCGAAGTGGGTGACCTCGCAGGCGTCGAGGCGGCGGACGGTGCCTTCGCGGTTGCGCATGGTGCCGGTGTCGCCATCCCAGGTTTCATGGTGCGGTGGGTGAATCGACGACGGGCCGGGTTCCTGCATTGACGGTGCCTTTCGAACGGGTGGCGGGAATTCGCGGTCGGCCCGATGCGCACGTCCGGCGCGTATATCGAGCGCGTGCTCGCGGCCGACGACTTGGCGATCATATGTGCCCGAGGTGACGGTCCGATGGATGCCGGGTCACACCGTGATCTGATCTTTTGGGATTGCCAGCTTGGCCGTGCTAAGTTTTGCTCATGCAAGCAAGCAATAGCTCAGGCAAGCAAACCGTGACTGAGCGTGCGAGGCGAGCTCAGGTGGTGGCGGCGGCGATCGAGACGATCGCCGAGGAGGGGTACCCGCGTGCCTCGTTCAGTCGCATCGCGCGGCGAGCCGGGCTCAGCAGCACCGGGTTGATCTCCTATCACTTCGCCGGTAAGGCCGACCTCATGTCGGAGGTGACCCAGGACATCCTGGGTCGCTTCGCCGAGCATGTGCTCGCCCAGTCCGACGACGGTTCACCGGCGGGCGAGCTACGTACGTTCATCAGGGCCAATCTGGAGTTCATGTCCGCACATCGACTGGACATGCTCGCACTGGCGCGGATCCAGGCCCATCAGCCGATAGCCGGTCAAGCCGAGGTGGACGGAGAACCTCCGGTGACCGTGGTGGCGCAGGACCAGCGGCGACTCGCCGAGGTGCTGCGTCGAGGCCAGGACACCGGACAATTCCGGCCGTTCGATCCGCAGGTGGTCGCCGGATTCATTCTGGCCCTTCGTAACCACGTCATCGAACAATCCGCCGACCCCGCGGCCGACATGACCGCGATCGGCACCGAACTCGAGTCGACCGTGTCAGCGATGATCACGATTACAGGAGAGAGATGAGCCGAAAACTTGCCATGGCGGCCGTACTGACCTTGGCGGTCGCGGCTTCGTGTGGGACCGCCTCATCGGAGGAGAACACCATGACGGCCGACGTCGTCACGATAGACACCGGACAGGTCCGTGGCACCGTGGCCGACGACCATCGCCTGTTCCAGGGTATTCCCTACGCGGCCTCCACTGCGGGCGAGAACCGTTGGCTGCCACCGCAACCGGCCGCGTCCTGGGAGGGGGTGCGCGACGCGACTCGACCGGGTAGTCCCTGTCCCCAGGTCGGCGGCGAATACGGTGGGGACGACAGCTTCGATGAGGACTGCCTGTTCCTCAACGTGACCACACCACCGGAGAGCACCGGCGACAAGCCGGTGGTCATCTGGATCCACGGCAACGGTTCGATCGGTTCGGGTGACGTGTTCAGCGCCGATCGAATGGCCGCCCAAGGCGATGTCATCGTCGTCACCGTCAACTACCGCATGGGGGTCTTCGGCGCCTTCGCGCACCCCGAACTCGCCGACTCGGGCACCCTCGGCCTCCAGGACCAACGCGCCGCGATGCAGTGGGTTCAGCGCAATGCGGCCGCCTTCGGCGGCGACCCCGACAACGTGACACTCTTCGGCGTTTCGTTCGGTGCCACCGCGATCTCGGGACATCTGATCGCCACCGAATCGCAGGGGCTGTTCCAGCGAGCGATCATGCACAGTGGATTTTCGGTCATGGACGCTCCCGACGGTGCGCTGTACGAGGACCTGGGCGCCATGGACACCTTCGGTTGGACCGTCGACGCCGAACAACGGGCGATGGGCGAGGCCATCGCCGCGGAACTGGGTTGCGTGGGCGATTCCGACACGGTGTTGGAGTGCCTTCGCGCAAAGACGGCCGAGGAACTGCTGAGCTACCCGGCCATCATGAACATCTTCCAGTCCTATTCCCACGGTTCGGCCGAGCTTCCGCAACCACCCGCGGACGCACTGGCCGCAGGTGACTTCGCCGAGGTTCCGGTGTTGGCCGGTAGCACTTTGGACGAACATCGGACGTTTGTGGCGATCCGCATCCTGACCGGGGCGCCGATCGAGGACGACCGGTATGACGCCGTACTGGCTCAGGCGTTCGGTGACGACGCCGCCGTGGTCGCCCAGCAGTATCCGTTGGCCGACTACGCCAACGCGAACGAAGCCTTCGCCCAGGTCATGACCGACCGAATGTGGGCGCAGGCGATCATGCGGCAGAACGAACTGTTGGCGGCGAAGAACCCCGTCTACTTCTACGAGTTCGCCGACCGCAATCCGCCCGCGGAGTTCCCGTTCCCGCCGCAGCTGGAACCCGGTGCCTACCACAACGCCGACATCAGTTATCTGCTGCGCGCCCCGGAGTTCGAGGCCGAACTGAGCCCCGAGCAGCTGGAACTGTCGGACGCCATGATCGGTTACTGGAGTCGGTTCGCCTGGACCGGTGACCCCAACGGTGACGGCGCCGTGGAGTGGCCGATGTTCGGCGACTCCGGGTACGTCCAGTCTCTGGCTCCGGGTGAAGGCGGTATCGGCCAGGTCGACTTCCGCTCCGAGCACCTGTTGGACTTCTGGGAGTCGCTCGGCTGACCGGGAAGGAGGGGTCGACCGTGATCGATTACGGTATGTCGATGCCGTACCTGACCACGACCGACAATGCTCGACTGTGGACGAGTGTTCACGGTGACCCCTCCGACTCCGCGATCCTGCTCTGTCACGGTGGTCCGGGACTGTGGGACTATCTGTCCCCGTTGGCGGATCTGCTGCCACCGGATCGCTACGTCGTCCGGTTCGACCAACGAGGGTGCGGACGGTCCGAAGGTCCCGCGGACTACCGCCTCGACCGGGCCCTCGATGACATGGAGGAGATCCGTCGACACCACGGTGTGCGACGGTGGACGGTCCTCGGCCACTCCTATGGGGCGTCGTTGGCGTTGGCGTACAGCTGGCGACACCCCGATCGGGTCGCATCGCTGATCTACCTCAACGGTGTGGGGGTCGCCGCCGACTGGCGAACCAGGTTCCACGCCGAGGCCGACCGCCGACGCACTCCCGCACAGGGGGAGCGATTGCGGTATCTGAAAGAGCTGCCCGATCGGTCCGAAGCCGAGGAGGTCGAGTTGAGGACGCTGATATGGTCTGCCGACTACGCCGACCGGGATCGCGCCTTCGACTGGGCGCGTGAAGACGCCCAGGCGCCCTGGCCGATCAACTACTCGGCCAATCGGGAACTGACCCGCGCGACCGATTGGCCCGCCGATGAGGCCTTGGCCCGCACGGCACGGCTGGATCTTCCGGCGTTGTTCCTGCACGGTGCGCAGGATCCACGTCCCGCCGACAGTGCTCAACGACTGGCCGAGGCATTGCCGGGCGCCCGGTGGAGACTGATCGAGGATGCCGGGCACTCGCCGTGGCGGGAGCGGCCGCATGAGGTGGCCGATGTGCTCGGTGAGTTCTTGGCGAACCCGATAACCCGGTGACGCCGTCCGACCCGGATGCGAACTGTTCCACCATGGCCTCACAGAATGCGGGAAGGTCCTTGGGACTACGGCTGGTGACGAGTCCGCCGTCTACCACGACTTCCCGGTCGACCCATTCGGCTCCGGCGTTTCGCAGATCGGTCTTCAGGCTCGGATAGGACGTCAAGGTGCGGCCGCGCACCACGTCGGCTTCGATCATGGTCCAGGACGCGTGGCAGATCGCGGCGACCGGTTTCCCCTCGGTGAAGAACTCCTCGACGAACCGCACCGCCTGTTGATCGGTGCGCAGATGATCGGGATTGGCGACGCCACCGGGCAGGACGAGGGCGTCGTAATCGGACGCCGTCACCTGGGACACCTCCCGGTCGACGGGGAAGGTGTCGGCGCGATCGAGGTGC
Proteins encoded:
- a CDS encoding alpha/beta fold hydrolase, with product MIDYGMSMPYLTTTDNARLWTSVHGDPSDSAILLCHGGPGLWDYLSPLADLLPPDRYVVRFDQRGCGRSEGPADYRLDRALDDMEEIRRHHGVRRWTVLGHSYGASLALAYSWRHPDRVASLIYLNGVGVAADWRTRFHAEADRRRTPAQGERLRYLKELPDRSEAEEVELRTLIWSADYADRDRAFDWAREDAQAPWPINYSANRELTRATDWPADEALARTARLDLPALFLHGAQDPRPADSAQRLAEALPGARWRLIEDAGHSPWRERPHEVADVLGEFLANPITR
- the moaA gene encoding GTP 3',8-cyclase MoaA — translated: MNQSATSPVTDRLGRPLGSLRISVTDRCNLRCQYCMPEDEYAWLSKSDILSFDELVALARVFTGLGVDRIRLTGGEPLLRPGLSDLVARLTSELRIPDIALTTNGVLLPRHAGALQRAGLNRITVSLDTLDSERFRRLSRRGSHADSLRGIDAAVDEFGRLKIDTVVMRGFNHDELVPLIEFGRSRNAEVRFIEYMDVGGATGWSAAQVYSRDQILADLSAHYGDIHQMAKTDAAPADRFRLSDGTVFGIISSTTTPFCGSCDRSRLTADGMLLRCLYARTGTDLRGPLRAGVGHERLTTLVRRQWADRNDQGAVERLGSRHREIFVSVDSLRRDPHLEMHTRGG
- a CDS encoding DUF402 domain-containing protein, coding for MQEPGPSSIHPPHHETWDGDTGTMRNREGTVRRLDACEVTHFGLYGRRMFHRAASRAIGQQVWLLPKLGLRVISWIPRPGVTDIEDYYIDIASITTDGSRFHMTDHYLDIRVWTGERATVVDQDEYVAAIRAGYLDQGTAEQALHDVFHATDGLARHGYDLSGWLMRDHNIRLTWEPR
- a CDS encoding carboxylesterase/lipase family protein, whose product is MSRKLAMAAVLTLAVAASCGTASSEENTMTADVVTIDTGQVRGTVADDHRLFQGIPYAASTAGENRWLPPQPAASWEGVRDATRPGSPCPQVGGEYGGDDSFDEDCLFLNVTTPPESTGDKPVVIWIHGNGSIGSGDVFSADRMAAQGDVIVVTVNYRMGVFGAFAHPELADSGTLGLQDQRAAMQWVQRNAAAFGGDPDNVTLFGVSFGATAISGHLIATESQGLFQRAIMHSGFSVMDAPDGALYEDLGAMDTFGWTVDAEQRAMGEAIAAELGCVGDSDTVLECLRAKTAEELLSYPAIMNIFQSYSHGSAELPQPPADALAAGDFAEVPVLAGSTLDEHRTFVAIRILTGAPIEDDRYDAVLAQAFGDDAAVVAQQYPLADYANANEAFAQVMTDRMWAQAIMRQNELLAAKNPVYFYEFADRNPPAEFPFPPQLEPGAYHNADISYLLRAPEFEAELSPEQLELSDAMIGYWSRFAWTGDPNGDGAVEWPMFGDSGYVQSLAPGEGGIGQVDFRSEHLLDFWESLG
- a CDS encoding TetR/AcrR family transcriptional regulator, whose protein sequence is MTERARRAQVVAAAIETIAEEGYPRASFSRIARRAGLSSTGLISYHFAGKADLMSEVTQDILGRFAEHVLAQSDDGSPAGELRTFIRANLEFMSAHRLDMLALARIQAHQPIAGQAEVDGEPPVTVVAQDQRRLAEVLRRGQDTGQFRPFDPQVVAGFILALRNHVIEQSADPAADMTAIGTELESTVSAMITITGER